One genomic segment of Microbacterium sp. ProA8 includes these proteins:
- a CDS encoding alpha/beta hydrolase, with protein MPYITTADGTQIYYTDQGSGQPVILSHGWPLSSDAWQVELKLLADHGYRAIAHDRRGHGRSSQPWQGNDMDTYARDLAELVEQLDLHDIVLIGHSTGGGEVVRYAAQHGVGRVAKIVTAGAVPPVMVKSESNPDGTPIEAFDAIREGVLKDRSQFYQDLSVPFFGANREGSKVSQGARDDFWRQGMLVGLKAAYDCVAAFSETDFTDDLKSLDVPILLAHGDDDQIVPIADAAVKSIELVKHGELKVYPGAPHGIAGEYQEQLDADILAFLAK; from the coding sequence ATGCCGTACATCACCACCGCAGACGGAACGCAGATCTACTACACCGACCAGGGCTCGGGGCAGCCGGTCATCCTGAGCCACGGCTGGCCGCTGAGCTCGGACGCCTGGCAGGTCGAGCTGAAGCTGCTCGCCGACCACGGCTACCGTGCGATCGCGCACGACCGCCGCGGTCACGGCCGGTCGTCGCAGCCCTGGCAGGGCAACGACATGGACACCTACGCGCGCGACCTCGCCGAGCTCGTCGAGCAGCTCGACCTGCACGACATCGTGCTCATCGGCCACTCCACCGGTGGCGGCGAGGTCGTGCGGTACGCCGCGCAGCACGGGGTCGGCCGCGTCGCCAAGATCGTGACGGCCGGTGCCGTGCCGCCCGTCATGGTCAAGTCCGAGTCGAACCCCGACGGCACGCCGATCGAGGCCTTCGACGCCATCCGCGAGGGAGTCCTGAAGGACCGGTCGCAGTTCTACCAGGACCTCTCCGTGCCGTTCTTCGGCGCGAATCGCGAGGGCTCGAAGGTGTCGCAGGGCGCGCGGGACGACTTCTGGCGCCAGGGCATGCTCGTCGGACTCAAGGCCGCCTACGACTGCGTCGCCGCGTTCTCGGAGACCGACTTCACCGACGACCTGAAGTCACTCGACGTGCCGATCCTCCTAGCCCACGGCGACGACGACCAGATCGTTCCGATCGCGGATGCCGCGGTCAAGAGCATCGAGCTCGTCAAGCACGGCGAGCTGAAGGTCTACCCCGGCGCTCCGCACGGCATCGCGGGGGAGTACCAGGAGCAGCTGGACGCCGACATCCTGGCGTTCCTCGCGAAGTAG
- a CDS encoding SRPBCC domain-containing protein: MAEEPASSITVDHHFDADQRAVWEAWTDPEVVRRWWGSDPDGVVTSAALDVRPGGRFAVSFKTPAVICTPAPASTSASRN, translated from the coding sequence ATGGCCGAGGAGCCCGCGTCATCCATCACCGTCGACCACCACTTCGATGCTGACCAGAGAGCCGTTTGGGAAGCCTGGACCGATCCGGAGGTCGTACGTCGCTGGTGGGGCTCCGACCCCGACGGCGTCGTGACGTCGGCAGCGCTCGATGTGCGACCGGGCGGCCGTTTCGCCGTCTCCTTCAAGACTCCAGCGGTGATCTGCACACCAGCACCGGCGAGTACCTCCGCGTCGAGGAACTGA
- a CDS encoding phosphotransferase, which yields MRQGAVGHVRLVEHLGRPVVEKRMVDPGRHDTEVLALRALASSGMPVPGLVDVRPGAIHMTLMPGDRLDEVEPDERLARLRESAALLRRLHELPAPSGLPVLTDDALLIERYRGAGGPPIPLTIPPATDSAFCHGDWTDGNLLASGGRITAILDWERAHLGDPLRELSRAAWGASRKDPRSFDVMVEGYGADPTAVRAWNALHAAELWLWFSEAGPPEYLDQLTAELRSWPAS from the coding sequence ATGCGACAGGGGGCTGTGGGTCACGTGCGGCTGGTGGAGCATCTCGGGCGGCCGGTCGTCGAGAAGCGCATGGTCGATCCCGGTCGGCACGACACCGAGGTGCTCGCCCTGAGGGCTCTCGCTTCCTCGGGCATGCCGGTGCCGGGGCTCGTCGATGTCCGCCCCGGCGCGATCCATATGACGCTCATGCCGGGAGACCGGCTGGACGAGGTCGAGCCCGACGAGCGACTTGCTCGGCTGCGCGAATCAGCCGCTCTCTTGCGTCGTCTGCACGAGCTGCCGGCTCCGTCCGGGCTCCCGGTCCTGACGGACGACGCTTTGCTCATCGAGCGCTACCGGGGCGCAGGTGGCCCGCCGATCCCCCTGACCATTCCGCCGGCCACCGATTCGGCCTTCTGCCACGGCGACTGGACGGATGGAAATCTGCTCGCCTCGGGCGGCCGCATCACGGCGATCCTCGACTGGGAGAGAGCACACCTCGGCGACCCTCTCAGGGAGTTGTCCCGGGCGGCATGGGGGGCGTCGCGGAAAGACCCGCGGTCGTTCGACGTCATGGTCGAGGGGTACGGCGCCGATCCCACCGCGGTGAGGGCGTGGAATGCGCTACACGCCGCTGAGCTCTGGCTGTGGTTCTCGGAAGCCGGCCCACCCGAATATCTCGATCAACTCACCGCCGAACTGCGAAGCTGGCCCGCCTCATAG
- a CDS encoding TIGR00266 family protein, producing MKSTIAGTTMPILELTLESGEKIVAEGGDVAWMSPGFALDTSTVHGTGGQGGFMSGLRRVLGGAQLFLTEYTAPAQGGLLAFAAQLPGTIRQLDIDAADSFMVQQGSYSASTAGVEVSVGLQKKLGAGIFGGAGVVFQRLAGNGTAWVQLAGEITEYELTAGQSLLIHPGHLAMFEADMNLEFSSVKGIKNKFFGDSLFLAEIHGPGRIWLQSMSPAKLAAAIEPYLPDRSSSSSSSS from the coding sequence ATGAAGTCGACGATCGCGGGTACGACCATGCCGATTCTCGAGCTGACGCTCGAGTCGGGCGAGAAGATCGTCGCCGAGGGCGGTGACGTCGCGTGGATGTCGCCCGGCTTCGCCTTGGACACGTCGACCGTGCACGGCACCGGCGGGCAGGGCGGTTTCATGAGCGGCCTCAGGCGGGTGCTCGGCGGCGCGCAGCTGTTCCTGACCGAGTACACGGCTCCCGCGCAGGGCGGGCTGCTCGCGTTCGCCGCGCAGCTGCCGGGCACGATCCGCCAGCTCGACATCGACGCCGCGGACTCGTTCATGGTCCAGCAGGGGTCGTACTCCGCGAGCACCGCCGGAGTCGAGGTGTCGGTCGGGCTGCAGAAGAAGCTCGGCGCCGGCATCTTCGGCGGCGCGGGCGTGGTCTTCCAGAGGCTGGCCGGGAACGGAACCGCGTGGGTGCAGCTGGCCGGGGAGATCACCGAGTACGAGCTGACGGCCGGTCAATCGCTGCTCATCCACCCCGGGCACCTCGCGATGTTCGAGGCCGACATGAATCTGGAGTTCAGCTCGGTGAAGGGCATCAAGAACAAGTTCTTCGGTGACTCGCTGTTCCTCGCGGAGATTCACGGGCCCGGTCGCATCTGGCTGCAGTCGATGTCGCCGGCGAAGCTCGCCGCCGCCATCGAGCCGTACCTGCCGGATCGTTCGTCGAGCTCCAGCAGCAGCTCCTGA
- a CDS encoding MFS transporter, which translates to MRTSSTLPLVFTLVAAQFVVMLDSSILNVALPSIVADLGLSPVGTAWVLNAYFLTFGGLLLISGRAADVFGRRRMFLFGAGVLVVGSVIGGFSTTETMLVAARLIHGVGAAMLSPAAMSVILATFTGPPRVRAMSGWGAASTVGGAAGVTVGGLLTAAFGWQSVLFVTGAVAAIIGVAGWAILPAGMGAAGRPFDAAGASLLTGAAVAIVFGVLSAPHSGLVSVEVIGATVVAVLCLIGFGLVEKRAADPVLPPRVLRDARVSGGIAVNLLGGGARVACFVLVALLLQQVLEYDPAIAGLAMLPTSLAGFAVSILVLPTALNKLGPQRVAAIGLVLLVVAHLLLAAVDNGDSYPLRVLPALIVAATGVAFSFTPTTLVIAEGIAARNSGVSSGLASATAQIGGAIGIAVFGAVDAARRAAKLDAGGSALAAAEAGLQAANIAAAIAAGAAVVIAVLTFPALRSALTGRQRPVETDAAS; encoded by the coding sequence ATGCGCACATCCTCGACTCTGCCGTTGGTCTTCACCCTGGTCGCCGCACAGTTCGTGGTGATGCTGGACTCCAGCATCCTGAACGTCGCACTCCCGTCGATCGTGGCCGACCTCGGACTCAGTCCCGTCGGAACCGCCTGGGTCCTGAACGCCTACTTCCTCACTTTCGGCGGACTGCTCCTGATCTCGGGCCGTGCGGCGGATGTCTTCGGGCGCCGTCGGATGTTCCTCTTCGGAGCCGGCGTGCTGGTCGTCGGCTCCGTGATCGGCGGCTTCTCGACGACCGAGACGATGCTGGTCGCGGCCCGCCTCATCCACGGGGTGGGTGCGGCGATGCTGAGCCCGGCGGCCATGTCCGTGATCCTCGCCACCTTCACCGGCCCGCCGCGTGTGCGGGCGATGAGCGGCTGGGGCGCCGCTTCCACCGTCGGAGGTGCGGCCGGCGTCACCGTCGGCGGACTCCTCACGGCGGCGTTCGGCTGGCAGAGCGTTCTGTTCGTGACGGGGGCGGTCGCAGCCATCATCGGGGTGGCCGGCTGGGCGATCCTCCCCGCAGGAATGGGTGCGGCGGGGCGCCCGTTCGACGCGGCCGGAGCGTCGCTCCTCACCGGCGCAGCGGTCGCCATCGTGTTCGGAGTGCTCTCCGCGCCCCACAGCGGACTCGTCTCGGTGGAGGTCATCGGCGCGACGGTCGTGGCCGTCCTCTGCCTCATCGGGTTCGGCCTCGTCGAGAAGCGCGCCGCGGATCCCGTGCTGCCGCCTCGGGTTCTCCGAGACGCCCGGGTGAGCGGTGGGATCGCGGTCAATCTGCTCGGCGGGGGCGCCCGCGTCGCCTGTTTCGTGCTCGTCGCGCTTCTGCTGCAGCAGGTCCTCGAATACGACCCGGCCATCGCCGGTCTCGCGATGCTTCCGACATCCCTCGCGGGGTTTGCGGTCAGCATCCTCGTCCTCCCGACGGCACTCAACAAGCTCGGACCCCAACGCGTCGCGGCCATCGGACTCGTGCTTCTCGTCGTCGCTCATCTCCTGCTCGCCGCGGTCGACAACGGCGATTCTTACCCGCTGCGGGTCCTCCCGGCGCTCATCGTCGCCGCGACCGGGGTCGCATTCAGCTTCACGCCCACGACCCTCGTCATCGCCGAAGGCATCGCGGCCCGCAACTCGGGCGTCAGCTCAGGCCTCGCGTCCGCGACAGCTCAGATCGGCGGGGCCATCGGGATCGCGGTGTTCGGCGCCGTCGACGCCGCCAGGCGCGCCGCCAAGCTCGATGCGGGTGGCAGTGCACTGGCAGCCGCCGAAGCCGGGCTGCAGGCTGCCAACATCGCGGCGGCCATCGCCGCCGGCGCGGCGGTCGTCATCGCCGTCCTCACCTTCCCGGCATTGCGGTCAGCGCTGACGGGTCGACAACGTCCCGTCGAAACGGATGCCGCGAGCTAG
- a CDS encoding TraR/DksA C4-type zinc finger protein yields MKIPTTDPIALGGVRRELERQLEERLAVLQELQPFALPSVDPVAYQTSASHRVAIDQITAALNRIDAGTYGLCTRCGRPIAPARLEVLPYAAACIECQSHADAA; encoded by the coding sequence ATGAAGATTCCCACCACCGACCCCATCGCCCTCGGCGGTGTCCGGCGCGAGCTCGAGCGGCAGCTCGAGGAACGGCTCGCCGTCCTCCAGGAGCTTCAGCCGTTCGCCCTCCCGAGCGTCGATCCCGTCGCCTACCAGACGTCGGCATCCCACCGCGTCGCGATCGACCAGATCACCGCGGCGCTGAACCGGATCGATGCTGGCACCTACGGCTTGTGCACCCGGTGCGGTCGGCCGATCGCGCCCGCGCGGCTCGAGGTCCTTCCGTACGCGGCCGCCTGCATCGAATGTCAGAGTCATGCTGACGCCGCGTAG
- a CDS encoding M14 family zinc carboxypeptidase, with protein MFRQLAVATAVALVISGVGVGPAMASPPPPDVADDVGVGVYEATVDADGLAAIAELGVDRAEGELNVQPGADGTFVVRVVLPSVQADQVRAEGIDLQPVVDDGAADQGMRSFEAQAVPEGVFRPYLGEGGIAEELAAQAAAYPDIAQLVTFGETWNGTEIQAVRVTRDPGKVAEGKRPTTVFLAAQHAREWITPEMVRRLLDEVLTSYGSDPKITDLVRNTEMWFIPVANPDGYDFTFEVAPTPDDPGTRLWRKNLRDNNENGVLDGGDGVDLNRNSPTRWGYDNEGSSPNPISLTYRGPSPGSEPESQALYDLFAKITPEFFINYHSAAELLLHGIGWQVATPSPDDVLYEAMVGDDADPAVPGYDPDIAAELYTTNGDIDSHMQEAYGTLGFTPEMSTCLVAVASDPDDDWTEEDCGENLQGFDFPDDEELIQAEFAKNVPFALAVAESALDPDDPVSVVGRDAEDFRVDSFSVSYGDPQTVAVTAKRALKSKKLMYSINGGRAVQAAISEWEGGERYGFENDDYYAEYRGVVEGAKPGDSVEVWFTGVASANDLPKGEKAGKRESTHFTYEVAQDTGNSVLVIANEDYTGGRNAQEPVQADEPKYVDEHVAALEANGVTPDVWDVDTNGVPHDLGVLSHYDAVLWYLGDNRLTQDEEDLLTSYFGTPLPNLAVAERQQYLTIAVRDFLNEGGKVAYDGETTAYYGLGASNFGGIWYGLDGAPDQDCVVTADPFSDCLLLADDFTQYWMGAYGRQNAGAETGTEGIAPPLDGVTLEFGGPATVDNPINEVGAFVVTSDVLPVDEFPQFASEGVAEYPDPFAAVEGDWAAAAGHIDDGYQRLGRTYDLTGLTAANAPAFEAQMAFDTEEGYDNVIVEARPVGAGDDAWTTLLEQGGATSSAVPTECEAGFLLDLHPWLLHYLTPGDPCTTPGTSGEWNALTGSSLWIPVSYDLSAYAGGQVEVVVSYVTDPATGGLGAIIDDTKLITTAGTSQAEGFEEGLGAWQVLGAPEGSPDNLSDWERSDGLAELASVTATEDTLLFGFGLEQLVTPEQRAEVVGRMLDHFGL; from the coding sequence ATGTTCCGTCAGCTCGCCGTCGCCACCGCCGTGGCATTGGTCATCTCCGGAGTCGGGGTGGGGCCGGCCATGGCCAGTCCGCCGCCACCCGATGTCGCCGATGACGTCGGCGTCGGCGTGTACGAGGCCACCGTCGACGCGGACGGTCTCGCGGCGATCGCCGAGCTCGGAGTGGATCGCGCGGAGGGCGAGCTGAACGTGCAGCCCGGCGCGGACGGCACGTTCGTGGTCCGGGTCGTCCTGCCGTCCGTGCAGGCCGACCAGGTCCGCGCCGAGGGCATCGACCTGCAGCCCGTCGTCGACGACGGAGCGGCCGACCAGGGGATGCGGTCGTTCGAGGCGCAAGCGGTTCCCGAGGGCGTCTTCCGCCCCTACCTCGGTGAGGGAGGCATCGCAGAGGAGCTCGCGGCGCAGGCGGCGGCGTATCCCGACATCGCACAGCTCGTCACCTTCGGCGAGACGTGGAACGGCACGGAGATCCAGGCGGTTCGCGTGACGCGCGACCCGGGAAAGGTCGCGGAGGGCAAGCGGCCCACGACGGTCTTCCTCGCCGCACAGCACGCGCGCGAGTGGATCACCCCCGAGATGGTGCGCCGACTGCTCGACGAAGTGCTGACCTCGTACGGCAGCGACCCGAAGATCACAGATCTCGTACGGAACACGGAGATGTGGTTCATCCCCGTGGCGAACCCTGACGGCTATGACTTCACCTTCGAGGTGGCTCCGACGCCCGATGACCCGGGAACCCGCCTGTGGCGCAAGAATCTGCGGGACAACAACGAAAACGGAGTGCTCGACGGCGGAGACGGCGTGGACCTGAACCGCAACTCGCCGACGCGCTGGGGCTACGACAACGAGGGTTCGTCTCCGAACCCGATCAGTCTCACCTATCGTGGGCCGTCGCCCGGCTCGGAGCCCGAGTCCCAGGCGCTCTACGACCTGTTCGCCAAGATCACGCCCGAGTTCTTCATCAACTACCACTCGGCTGCCGAGCTCCTGCTGCACGGCATCGGCTGGCAGGTCGCGACTCCGTCGCCCGATGACGTGCTCTACGAGGCGATGGTCGGCGACGATGCCGATCCGGCCGTTCCGGGCTACGACCCCGACATCGCGGCAGAGCTGTACACGACGAATGGCGACATCGACTCCCACATGCAGGAGGCGTACGGGACGCTCGGATTCACGCCCGAGATGTCGACGTGCCTCGTGGCGGTGGCATCCGATCCCGACGACGACTGGACGGAGGAGGACTGCGGGGAGAACCTCCAGGGCTTCGACTTCCCCGACGACGAGGAGCTGATCCAGGCGGAGTTCGCGAAGAACGTCCCGTTCGCCCTCGCTGTCGCCGAGTCGGCGCTCGACCCCGATGATCCCGTCTCGGTGGTCGGACGGGATGCCGAGGACTTCCGCGTCGACAGCTTCTCGGTGTCGTACGGCGACCCGCAGACAGTGGCCGTCACCGCCAAGCGCGCGCTGAAGTCCAAGAAGCTCATGTACTCGATCAACGGCGGCCGTGCCGTCCAGGCGGCGATCTCCGAATGGGAGGGCGGCGAGCGCTACGGCTTCGAGAACGACGATTACTACGCGGAGTACCGGGGCGTCGTGGAGGGAGCAAAGCCCGGCGATTCGGTCGAGGTGTGGTTCACGGGCGTGGCATCCGCCAACGACCTGCCGAAGGGGGAGAAGGCAGGGAAACGCGAGAGCACGCACTTCACCTACGAGGTCGCCCAGGACACGGGCAACTCCGTGCTCGTCATCGCGAATGAGGACTACACGGGTGGCAGGAACGCCCAAGAACCGGTTCAGGCCGACGAGCCGAAGTACGTCGACGAGCACGTCGCGGCGCTCGAGGCCAACGGTGTGACCCCAGACGTCTGGGACGTCGATACCAACGGCGTGCCGCACGACCTCGGCGTGCTGAGTCACTACGACGCGGTGCTCTGGTATCTCGGTGATAACCGTTTGACGCAGGATGAGGAGGACCTGCTCACCTCGTACTTCGGCACGCCGCTGCCCAACCTCGCGGTCGCGGAGCGCCAGCAGTACCTGACGATCGCCGTACGCGACTTCCTCAACGAGGGCGGCAAGGTCGCCTATGACGGTGAGACGACGGCGTACTACGGCCTCGGAGCCAGCAACTTCGGCGGCATCTGGTACGGCCTCGACGGGGCACCCGATCAGGACTGCGTGGTCACGGCCGATCCGTTCTCGGATTGCCTCCTGCTCGCCGACGACTTCACCCAGTACTGGATGGGGGCGTACGGACGACAGAACGCCGGAGCCGAGACGGGCACCGAGGGCATCGCTCCGCCGCTCGACGGCGTGACGCTCGAGTTCGGCGGCCCGGCGACGGTCGACAACCCGATCAACGAGGTCGGCGCGTTCGTCGTCACGAGCGACGTTCTGCCCGTCGACGAGTTCCCGCAGTTCGCCAGCGAGGGCGTCGCAGAGTATCCCGACCCGTTCGCTGCGGTCGAGGGCGACTGGGCGGCGGCGGCCGGCCATATCGACGACGGCTACCAGCGGCTCGGTCGGACGTACGACCTCACAGGGCTGACGGCCGCGAACGCACCCGCGTTCGAGGCGCAGATGGCCTTCGACACCGAGGAAGGCTACGACAACGTCATCGTCGAAGCCCGCCCGGTCGGCGCCGGCGACGACGCGTGGACCACCCTGCTCGAGCAGGGCGGCGCCACGAGTTCCGCGGTTCCGACGGAGTGCGAGGCGGGCTTCCTCCTCGATCTCCACCCGTGGCTGCTGCACTACCTCACGCCCGGCGACCCGTGCACGACTCCGGGCACATCGGGAGAGTGGAACGCCCTGACCGGCTCTTCGCTCTGGATCCCGGTCTCGTACGACCTGAGTGCGTACGCGGGCGGCCAGGTGGAGGTCGTCGTGAGCTACGTGACCGACCCGGCGACGGGCGGCCTCGGCGCCATCATCGACGACACGAAGCTGATCACCACGGCCGGCACGTCCCAGGCCGAGGGCTTCGAGGAAGGGCTGGGTGCCTGGCAGGTGCTCGGCGCCCCCGAGGGCAGCCCGGACAACCTCTCCGACTGGGAGCGCTCGGACGGCCTCGCTGAGCTCGCCTCCGTGACCGCCACCGAGGACACGCTGCTCTTCGGCTTCGGCCTCGAGCAGCTCGTCACGCCCGAACAGCGGGCTGAGGTGGTCGGTCGTATGCTCGACCACTTCGGGCTCTGA
- a CDS encoding DUF262 domain-containing protein codes for MKSGQVAIPEMQRPFVWDSTKVRDLLDSLYNGFPIGYLITWQSADVGLKDGSKSSFRQILIDGQQRITAMTAALVGQMVVDKSYKRKRIKIAFNPTTEQFATLTPVIDRDSAWISDVAEFVNAPSAFSATKAYMEANPEVDVAHVEQALQRLSAIKQAQVGIITLAEDLDIETVTEIFIRINSKGVPLSSADFAMSKISSHGTLGSNLRKLIDYFCHLSVAPHVYTDIAENDTGFAESGYLQAISWLKHDNSDLYDPSYTDVIRVAGIKEFSRGKVAALVSVLSGRDFETRTFSEELAVESFDRLERVLLEIVNQYNFQQFTLTIKSAGFVAPRLISSKNALNFAYALYLKLRTEKNLNEGEIKFVVRRWFVMSVLTGRYTGSFETAFEADIRRIDEIGALQVLRDIESSQLADNFWNVALPMEMESSSVRSPYFLAFLVAQTHGGFRGFLSKNVTVGSMIEEVGDIHHVVPKNYLVKQGVNDRSDYNQIANFALTETPINIAIKDRAPGEYMSLVDAQIADGALRLGEISSEGELEANLRANAVPASVRTTTAESYPAFLKERRFLMAQVIKNYYLGL; via the coding sequence GTGAAGTCAGGACAGGTCGCGATCCCCGAGATGCAGCGTCCGTTCGTGTGGGATTCCACAAAGGTTCGAGACCTTCTCGATTCGCTCTACAACGGGTTCCCGATCGGGTATCTCATCACCTGGCAAAGTGCAGACGTCGGACTGAAGGACGGATCCAAGTCATCGTTCCGGCAGATCCTGATAGACGGTCAGCAGCGGATCACAGCCATGACTGCGGCGCTCGTGGGTCAGATGGTCGTAGACAAGAGCTACAAGCGCAAGCGGATCAAAATCGCGTTCAACCCGACGACCGAACAGTTCGCGACCCTCACTCCCGTCATAGACAGAGACAGCGCCTGGATTTCGGACGTCGCCGAGTTCGTGAACGCGCCATCCGCGTTCTCTGCCACGAAGGCGTACATGGAGGCCAATCCCGAGGTCGACGTGGCGCATGTCGAGCAGGCGCTCCAGCGGCTGTCCGCGATCAAGCAGGCTCAGGTCGGCATCATCACGCTGGCGGAAGACCTCGACATCGAGACGGTGACCGAGATCTTCATCCGGATCAACTCCAAAGGCGTACCGCTGAGCAGCGCCGACTTCGCGATGAGCAAGATCTCCAGCCACGGGACCCTCGGGAGCAACCTTCGCAAGCTGATCGACTACTTCTGCCACCTCTCGGTCGCGCCGCACGTCTACACCGACATCGCCGAGAACGACACGGGCTTCGCGGAGTCCGGCTACCTGCAGGCCATCTCATGGTTGAAGCACGATAACTCGGACCTGTATGACCCGTCGTACACCGACGTCATTCGAGTGGCCGGCATCAAAGAGTTCTCACGCGGCAAGGTCGCCGCATTGGTGAGCGTCCTCTCTGGGCGCGACTTCGAGACCCGGACGTTCAGCGAGGAGCTCGCGGTCGAGTCCTTCGACCGCCTCGAACGGGTGCTGCTCGAGATCGTGAACCAGTACAACTTCCAGCAGTTCACGCTGACGATCAAGTCAGCGGGCTTCGTTGCCCCGCGGCTCATCAGCTCGAAGAACGCTCTGAACTTCGCATACGCGCTCTACCTCAAGCTGCGCACCGAGAAGAACCTCAACGAGGGCGAGATCAAGTTTGTCGTGCGACGCTGGTTCGTCATGTCGGTGCTCACCGGCCGCTACACAGGCAGCTTCGAGACCGCGTTCGAGGCTGACATCCGAAGGATCGATGAGATCGGCGCGCTTCAGGTGCTCCGCGATATCGAGTCGTCCCAGCTCGCGGACAACTTCTGGAACGTGGCGCTCCCGATGGAGATGGAGTCCTCAAGCGTCCGCAGCCCCTACTTCCTGGCGTTTCTTGTTGCGCAGACCCACGGGGGTTTCCGAGGGTTCCTCTCGAAGAACGTCACGGTCGGCAGCATGATCGAGGAAGTCGGCGATATCCACCACGTCGTGCCGAAGAACTACCTCGTCAAGCAGGGCGTGAACGATCGCAGCGACTACAACCAGATCGCCAACTTCGCGCTGACCGAGACCCCGATCAATATCGCGATAAAAGACAGGGCGCCGGGCGAATACATGTCTCTGGTCGACGCGCAGATCGCGGACGGTGCCCTTCGACTGGGTGAGATCAGTTCCGAGGGTGAACTCGAAGCGAATCTTCGTGCCAACGCGGTCCCAGCCAGTGTGAGGACGACAACAGCCGAGTCGTATCCGGCCTTCCTCAAGGAGCGCCGCTTTCTGATGGCTCAGGTGATCAAGAACTACTACCTGGGGCTGTAG